The Vulcanimicrobium alpinum sequence ACGGGTCGACGCCGGCGAGTGGGAGGCCGTGCTCGCGCACGAGTGCGCGCACCTCGTGCGCGGCGACGACTGGGCGAAGGCCCTGCAGAGCGCGGCGCTGCGCGCCGCCTGGTGGCTGCCGGGTCTGTGGATGCTCTCGCGCGGCCTCGACCTCGAGCGAGAACTCGCCAGCGACGAGCGCGCCGCCGCCGCGACCGGGTCGCGCCGCTACGCCGCCTGCCTGCTGCGCCTCGCCACGGGCCGCTGTACCGACGCCGTCGCGCCCGGTCTGTGGGGCCGCCGCTCGCATGTCGCGATCCGGGTCGAACGGCTGCTGCGGCCGGCCGGCGCCGGCTCGCCGCTGCTCCGGGCGGCGGCACTGGGCGCGTTCACCGCGACGGCGCTCGGCGTGCTCGCCGCCGCGGTCAGCGTGGTCCCGGGGATCGCACGCCACGTCCCGCGCGCCGCGCACCGCGTCCATCTCGCTGCCGTCCCCGAGCCGCGCCGCGTGCGCGTCCCGCATCCCAAGCCGCCGGCGCATCGGGCCGCGGCGCAGCGCCCGGTCGCCGCCTCGGCGCCGTCCTCGCTCGCCGCGCGGCGCGTCGCCCTCGCCGCGCCTGCCGCCCCGCCGGCGGCTGCGGCGATTCGCGCGCCGCTCCCGGTCGTGCGCGTCGGGCCGCACCGCCGCCGCCCGGCGGCGCCGGCCCGCGCCCGCGCGCTGCTGGCGTTCCCGGCCCTCGCGCTCGGCGGGTCGCGGCCGCGCTGCGCGACGTGCTTCGGCCCGCTCCGTTCCGTCGACACCCCGGCAGCGGGCGGTTCGAGCCAGCCGGTCCTGGGCGGTTCCGCGGCGGTCGCGGCCGAGGATACCGGGTCCGGCCTGCCGTCGTCGGCCTCCGGGTTCGTCCCGCTCCAGCTACCCCGCGCACTGACCCCGCCGTAAGGGACGACCGGCCCGAGCGTCCTTCTTGGGACCCCGCGCTATACTAGAATCACCAGCCCGGCTCGTCGGGCTGGAACTGTCTCCCGGAAGCGACGATGCGGATCAAATATGAAGTTTCCGCCGGCGGATTGGTCCTGCGGCGGAACGGCAACGGCTTAGAAGCCCTGCTGATCGGGCGCGGGGAACCGCGCGTGTGGTCGCTCCCCAAGGGGCACGTCGAGGCGAAAGAGACGCACGAGCAGGCTGCCCTGCGCGAGGTCCGCGAGGAGACCGGCTGCTGGGCGGAAATCCTTTCGAAGCTCTCCGACATCTCGTACTGGTTCTACTTGAACCGGACCAAGCACAAGAAGTCGGTCCATTTTTATCTCATGCGCTACCTCTCGGGCGACACCGCGAATCACGACCACGAGGTCGATGAAGCGCGCTGGTTCGAGATCAAGGCGGCCAAGAAAGCGCTCAAGTACGTGAATGAGAAGCGCCTGGTCGACTTGGGTCTCGAGTGGCTCGAACAGGAAGGCGCCGGGCTCTTTGAGCCCGAGGTCGTCGCCGTCAGCCAATCGGTGAGGGACACGAGCGCGTAATTTTGAACCCTGACCCCCAGCTCGAGACACGAGCGCTGCGCGTCTCGCTCGACGTGTTCGACGGTCCGCTGGACCTGCTGCTCAACCTCGTCAAGGAACGCCAGCTCGACATCGCGACCGTCCCGCTCGCGACGGTCGCCGATCAGTACCTCGCCTATATCAAGGCGATGGAGGCGCTGGACGTCGAGCTCGCGGCCGACTACCTCGTCGTCGCAGCCACGCTCGTCTTCCTGAAATCGAAGGCCCTGCTGCCTCCGATCCCCATCGAGTTTGCCGGCGATCCCGACGAGTCGGCCGAGGCCGTCGAAGCGCGGCTGCGCGAACGGCTCATCGCCTACTCGAAGTACCGCGATGCGGGTCAGGAACTCAAGGCGCGCGCCCTCGAGGCGGCGTCCTACTACCTGCGCGCCGACGGCGGCGACGCCACGGCCGAACTCGTTCAGCGCTACAAGATCGACGCTGCGAAGCTCGCGACGGCGCTGGCCGCGGCCCTGCGCGCCGCCAAGCCCGAGAAGCGGACGATCATTCGGGAGCGCGTCTCGCTGGTGGAGCAGATGGAGCACCTCGCGCGCGTGGTCCGCCGCGACGGGCGCGCGACGTTTTTCGGGTTCTGCGAAGGGCTCGATCGCGTCGCGATCATCGTGACGTTCCTCGCCGTCCTCGAACTGGTCCGCCGCTCGCGGATCCGCGTCAGTCAGGACGCGATGTTCGGAGACATCGAACTCCTCCCCGTCACCGAAGAAGACCGCAGTGCAGCCTGAACTCGTCGACACCGGCAAACTCCAGCGCGAACTCGAAGCGCTGCTGTTCGTCGCCTCCGAAGCGCTCTCGATCAGGGAACTCGCCAAGCTCACCGGCGCCGAGCAGAGCGAGGTGACCGTTGCACTGCAGAAGATCGACGAGGAGTTCGCGCATCGCGGCATCGTGCTGCGCGAGATCGCCGGCGGCTATCGCTTCGCGAGCGCGCCCGCGGCGCGCGAGGCGGTCGAGGCGTATCTCCTCCCGCCCAAGACGAACCTCTCGCCCGCCGCGCTCGAGACGATCGCGATCGTCGCCTACATGCAGCCGGTGACCAAGGGTGAGATCGAGGGGATCCGCGGCGTCAGTGCCGATTCGGTGATCGCGACCTTGGTCGACCGGCGGTTTCTCGTCGAGTCGGGCCGCAAGGACGTCCCGGGCCGCCCGATGCTCTACAAGACGACCGACGAGTTTCTCGAAGCCTTCGGTTTGCGCAACCTCGAGGAGCTTCCGCCGATCGACCTCGACGGGACCGCGCCGATCGAGCTGGCCTTGCCGATCCCGACCGCACCGGCGCACGACTCCGCCGGAGTCCCGGCGTCCGCCGACGAACTCGAACCCGAACCCGAACCCGACGATCCACGCACCGACGGCGCGAGCGCCGCGGGATCAGAAACGGAGCCCCAGCCATCAGCGGTGTAACCGCGCCCGAATTCGTCCCCGCCGACGTGTGGGCCACCATCGACGAGAACGCACAGCGCGTCGCGCTCGTGCACGAGCTGATCCAGCCCGGCGAGGCGTTCCGTCTCACCGACGATCAGCGCAAAGCGATCGACACGATCTCGACGCAGCTCGACGACGGCGTGCTCGAGTTTCTGCTCAAAGCGCCCACGGGCTCCGGCAAAACCGAAGTGATGCTGCGCGTCGCGGTCGACACGATCCTCAAGACGGAGGGCTACATCGTCATCATCGCGCCGACGCGCGATCTGATCCGCCAGCACATCACCTACTTCACCGACCGGCTCGCCGGGACGGGGATCGGCGTCGGGCAGATTCACGGCGGCGCTTCGCCGGCCGAGCGGCGCGCGGTCGAAGCGGGGATCGAGGACGGGACGATCCACGTCGTCGTCGGTTCCGCGATGATGCTCACCATCGACCGGCATTGGCGCATCATCGACGAGAGCGACCTGCTCGTGATCGACGACGTCAACGCGTTCGACGAACGCGAGCACCTGCGCTTGCTGGAAGACCTCGACTGCCCGATGCTCTTCGCGACCGCGACGCCGGCGGAACTGAAGCGCTTCCTCGAACGGATCGGCGCGATGGACAATGTCGTCGCGATGAAGAAGATGCCGTTCGACGTGCTGCCGACCAAAGTGCACAAGGTCGAGGGCGTGTGGGGCGAACCGCCGGCCGAACAGCTCTCGCGCGCCGACGCGTTGATCCGCGAGCACCTCGCGCGCGGTTCGCGGATCTTCGTGATCGGCCGGACCCGCGGCGACGTGCCGCGGCTCGCCGAGCGGCTCGAGCACACCTATCAGATCGACGTGCAGCAATTGCGCGGCGACATGGCCGACACGCACGAGCAGAGCAAACGGTATCGCCGGAAGGGCGTCAAGGTGAACGAGGTCGGGACGCGCGTGGAGATGATGAACGAGTTCCGCAGCAAAGCGCCGGCGGTCCTCGCGGCGACCAACCTCGTCGGCAGCGGGATCGACATCCCGGCCGCCGATCTCATCGTGATCACCGACTCCGACGCGTTCGGCGAAGCGGAGATCGAGCAGCTCATCGGCCGCGTGGGCCGTCGCGAGCGGCCTTCCGACGCGGTCCTGCTCACCGGGACGACGTTCGAGAAGAACCCGTCGCGCGCGATGGCATCGCCGCGTGCGAAGAGCTTCATGCCGCGCGGGACGCGCGCGCGCCAGTTCGACTTCGGCCGCCGCCGC is a genomic window containing:
- a CDS encoding M56 family metallopeptidase, with translation MAIAAGALACARVFGRAAVRYRILASAFVAAAAAGPAALAGAALRPASSPAAPAIAAVAGRSVIEAAAFPLLASGGALAAALLFELFLDVRRLRAIKRAARLVGAVPVRRARVGTSSTVVTPTAIGYLHPAIVVPADFRERVDAGEWEAVLAHECAHLVRGDDWAKALQSAALRAAWWLPGLWMLSRGLDLERELASDERAAAATGSRRYAACLLRLATGRCTDAVAPGLWGRRSHVAIRVERLLRPAGAGSPLLRAAALGAFTATALGVLAAAVSVVPGIARHVPRAAHRVHLAAVPEPRRVRVPHPKPPAHRAAAQRPVAASAPSSLAARRVALAAPAAPPAAAAIRAPLPVVRVGPHRRRPAAPARARALLAFPALALGGSRPRCATCFGPLRSVDTPAAGGSSQPVLGGSAAVAAEDTGSGLPSSASGFVPLQLPRALTPP
- a CDS encoding NUDIX hydrolase, producing MRIKYEVSAGGLVLRRNGNGLEALLIGRGEPRVWSLPKGHVEAKETHEQAALREVREETGCWAEILSKLSDISYWFYLNRTKHKKSVHFYLMRYLSGDTANHDHEVDEARWFEIKAAKKALKYVNEKRLVDLGLEWLEQEGAGLFEPEVVAVSQSVRDTSA
- a CDS encoding segregation and condensation protein A, producing MNPDPQLETRALRVSLDVFDGPLDLLLNLVKERQLDIATVPLATVADQYLAYIKAMEALDVELAADYLVVAATLVFLKSKALLPPIPIEFAGDPDESAEAVEARLRERLIAYSKYRDAGQELKARALEAASYYLRADGGDATAELVQRYKIDAAKLATALAAALRAAKPEKRTIIRERVSLVEQMEHLARVVRRDGRATFFGFCEGLDRVAIIVTFLAVLELVRRSRIRVSQDAMFGDIELLPVTEEDRSAA
- the scpB gene encoding SMC-Scp complex subunit ScpB; this encodes MQPELVDTGKLQRELEALLFVASEALSIRELAKLTGAEQSEVTVALQKIDEEFAHRGIVLREIAGGYRFASAPAAREAVEAYLLPPKTNLSPAALETIAIVAYMQPVTKGEIEGIRGVSADSVIATLVDRRFLVESGRKDVPGRPMLYKTTDEFLEAFGLRNLEELPPIDLDGTAPIELALPIPTAPAHDSAGVPASADELEPEPEPDDPRTDGASAAGSETEPQPSAV
- a CDS encoding DEAD/DEAH box helicase; its protein translation is MWATIDENAQRVALVHELIQPGEAFRLTDDQRKAIDTISTQLDDGVLEFLLKAPTGSGKTEVMLRVAVDTILKTEGYIVIIAPTRDLIRQHITYFTDRLAGTGIGVGQIHGGASPAERRAVEAGIEDGTIHVVVGSAMMLTIDRHWRIIDESDLLVIDDVNAFDEREHLRLLEDLDCPMLFATATPAELKRFLERIGAMDNVVAMKKMPFDVLPTKVHKVEGVWGEPPAEQLSRADALIREHLARGSRIFVIGRTRGDVPRLAERLEHTYQIDVQQLRGDMADTHEQSKRYRRKGVKVNEVGTRVEMMNEFRSKAPAVLAATNLVGSGIDIPAADLIVITDSDAFGEAEIEQLIGRVGRRERPSDAVLLTGTTFEKNPSRAMASPRAKSFMPRGTRARQFDFGRRR